A window of Hippoglossus stenolepis isolate QCI-W04-F060 chromosome 18, HSTE1.2, whole genome shotgun sequence contains these coding sequences:
- the LOC118125387 gene encoding protein FAM222A encodes MLACIQRRPNLPSQRLACTPKSLDVAPPPLLLPVLPLQPCTRKGELATVISRYPSPAELDAFAQRNANSPLSIKIFPSEVRVPQHKQLNKTVNGLDTTGTHRYSPYPGSGGPQGLLAIKTSEVVRGGVKNSEGRRTKHANNQPASVAPYNNPLNNGYAVRHGHKAYHISACKLSDVPIETLCSGAGMTSGDQSVLPRSELAEVQSLMRQMSRVPHSQALQLGGEARASPSVQAVAAVAHSDSDFVLGVPPQSSLAFTGAMLPTQSADIAKAGYLEKGDYTVWQHKHPIQQQHPSYQQVAVRMYSVSNGAQGHRAAQAGVGQSPETCLPLACSSQLAYRPPPPSVGAGQERVSSSSLSCAAMQGERAVGQYFAPLWDGVLATPNSDCYTSQVLATGTCTARPRDMGFSHPHLHPNCHQRHHLPQHHQPQLHPPLPPHMQAYSTDQNLCCGLPTSSLCHAAVLSSSLQSLECLISDIHPPCIKERMLGRGYQAMGMPQLLEHHQTAHIQLPVYR; translated from the coding sequence gCGAGCTGGCCACCGTGATTTCCCGGTACCCCTCTCCTGCAGAGTTGGATGCTTTTGCCCAGCGGAACGCCAACAGTCCGCTGTCCATCAAAATCTTCCCCTCTGAAGTACGGGTGCCGCAGCACAAGCAGCTTAACAAAACCGTCAACGGCTTAGACACCACAGGCACCCACCGCTACAGCCCGTACCCAGGCTCAGGAGGCCCCCAGGGCTTGCTGGCCATCAAAACCTCCGAGGTGGTCAGAGGTGGGGTGAAGAACTCTGAGGGCAGGAGGACTAAACATGCAAACAACCAGCCGGCCTCTGTGGCACCGTATAATAATCCTCTGAATAATGGCTACGCTGTCAGACATGGGCACAAGGCCTATCATATAAGCGCATGTAAGCTCTCTGATGTACCCATTGAGACACTCTGTTCCGGTGCGGGGATGACCTCCGGAGATCAGAGCGTGCTTCCCCGGTCGGAGCTGGCGGAGGTTCAAAGCCTGATGAGGCAGATGAGCCGAGTTCCCCACAGCCAGGCCCTGCAGCTGGGGGGGGAGGCGCGAGCCAGCCCCTCCGTGCAGGCCGTGGCCGCGGTGGCACACTCTGACTCCGACTTTGTCCTGGGAGTGCCGCCCCAGAGCAGCCTGGCATTCACAGGAGCGATGCTGCCCACGCAGAGTGCAGACATCGCCAAAGCTGGCTACCTGGAGAAAGGAGACTACACAGTGTGGCAGCACAAGCATCcaattcagcagcagcatccgTCATATCAGCAGGTAGCAGTGAGGATGTACAGCGTGAGTAACGGTGCTCAGGGGCATCGAGCAGCACAGGCCGGGGTTGGCCAGTCTCCTGAAACCTGCCTCCCTTTGGCGTGCTCCTCTCAGCTGGCCTACAGGCCGCCTCCTCCCAGCGTGGGTGCTGGGCaggagcgagtcagcagctcgTCTCTGAGCTGTGCTGCCATGCAGGGCGAGCGCGCCGTCGGACAGTACTTCGCTCCTCTCTGGGACGGTGTCCTGGCCACCCCCAACAGCGACTGTTATACCTCTCAGGTGCTGGCAACGGGTACATGTACGGCCAGGCCTAGAGACATGGGGTtctcccacccccacctccacccaaACTGCCATCAACGCCACCACCTCCCTCAGCatcatcagcctcagctgcaccctcctctcccccctcacATGCAGGCCTACAGCACAGACCAAAACCTCTGTTGTGGGCTGCCTACTTCCAGCCTGTGCCACGCTGCAGtgctcagcagcagcctgcagtCTCTGGAGTGCCTCATCAGTGACATCCACCCTCCCTGCATCAAAGAGCGCATGCTGGGCCGTGGGTACCAAGCCATGGGAATGCCTCAGCTGCTGGAGCACCACCAGACAGCCCACATCCAACTCCCCGTCTACAGATAA